Within the Trichoderma breve strain T069 chromosome 3, whole genome shotgun sequence genome, the region ATCGGCCGCACGGACAGCTCCGTCCTGTATCCCGCCTCGAACATCTCCATGCCGGCCCAGGCAATCATGGCGGCGTTGTCGGTGCACAGCTCCAGGGGCGGGGAGACGATGCGCATGTCGGCGAAGCCTCTCGCGGCGAGGGTCGTGCGCAGGACGTGCATGAGGAAGCGGTTGCTTGCGACGCCGCCGGCCACGACGATGGTTTTGATTGGTTCGTTTTtgggggaagaggatgaggaggagggttgGAGAGAGGGCGAGTCTTggagggcgaggatgaggcggCTGGCGAGGTGCTGGAAGGCGGCGCGGAGGGTGTGGCGGGCGAGAGCACGGCGTTCTTCGAGGGGCATGCTGTCAGAAGGGGAGGATGAGGGTGAGTCGAGATCGTTTTCATGatggttgttgttggtgttgccgttgtttgcggcggcggcaatgtTGTGAACATGCGAATGGATGCTGGAAAACGAATACGCAAGCTTCCGCGAATTACGAAACGGCAGCGGAACAGTCCATCCATAGCCAGATGGAACCTCCTGAATCTCGTCCTGTCGAGAAGTAGCCGGCGTGAAGAACGCATCGTAGTCAGCAGGCGTATCTGCTCCAGGGGGGAAAGCAAAGGCCTCGAGCAAGCGGCCGTAACTGACATCTGGGCTGGACTCGAGGAGGGCCGGCGGGAGGATGACGCGGGCGGTTTGGTCGAGGAGGTTGCCGATGGCGATGTCGCCGGTTGTGGCGAGGATGCGGTGGTTCGTGAGGGTGGTGGAGAGGATGAGTTGGGTGTGGCCGCCGgagacgagaagagagaggaagggAAAAGTTGGCGAGGGTGACGGTGATCTtaatgttgatgttgaagttgATAGTACCTCTTGTTGCCCTTGTTCACTCTCCAAGGCGTCAACCAGGCGCGGCGTCAAGGCATGCGCTTGCATGTGGTGAACTCCCACAAACGGAACGTCCCAGGCCAGCGCCAGCCCCTTTGCAACATTCAATCCCACAGACAGGTTCGTCATGATGCCCGGCCCGCGAGTAGCACAAACAAAATCAGGCACCctaatcttcttcttcttccacttcttgGTCCTCTTACCATCCGTCACGACGACGCTGCTCCCTTTGCTCGCCACCCCAGTAGAACAAGCACCAGgaccagcatcatcaacgccgtccTCACCCTCCCTCAAACTCTCCAACGCCCTCTCTACCAACGGCCCCAGGGCAGTATTGTGCCCCTCCACCGTCACCATCGGATGGATCCCCTTGAACGCCCGGTTATCCGACGAAACCCGCTCATTGAAGAGCAGCCTCGTCTTACCTCCCGCTGACTTTTCCAGTACCGCCACCGCCGTGTCATCGCATGACGTCTCAATCGCCAGAGTGACCAGGGAACGCTGCTTTATCCTGGTCCTAGAAGCAAAAACGGAGCGACTAAGAACTGAAATGCTGTGTAAAGTGAGCCGGTAGGAGAAAGCCGTGGGATGGCATCTTGGTGGGAgcatttctctttctctctttcccttttGTTCTATTAGCACTCCGTGAAAATGTAGTTTAAAGGGGCTATTTAACAAAGGTCGATAAAGAGAACTTGGAGTTCAGGTGTAAAGTTGGTGTGTCTAGCAGACGTTGGCTTTCGGATCCGTCCCGGCAGatcgttctttttttccaccACGGAGCCCGGGGCGGTGGGGCTCCACTGTTCTCTGCTAGCAATCCCGCTTCACATTCATTTACAGAATACGATCATGTTACTATTCAACACTAAATTTTCATATACAGTCACAGTTTATTTCCAATTTAGATCTGATAAGCAAAGGCTCTTCATAAATGAGCAACGCCATTCTAATGCACTTTTTAAACTCCACGCGCAAATATTCATTCCAAATACCCAACCCATTTTCATCATATGGTCCACCATTAGAATACAtaaatgaaaagaaaagagaaagaaaagagagaaaagaaagaaaggcgTCGATCATATACACGTGTCCATAGTGTTGTTATCACGGTCCCTCTATGCATCCACCTCATTCCCAATTTACCCATTCGCACTTGCAACCTCCAGTGCCTCCATCGAATCCTCCAAATTTGGCATTTCCGCTGCCTCGGTGGTTAATCCATGTACCTCCGACATCCATCTTGTTGACTAATAGATCTGGAGCACTGGTATTCAGCTTTTGACGGTCATCCATGGGCCACTCCCAGACGACTTTGTGGTTGGGATCGCCGCCATGTGTGTCTAAAGTCACAGTTACCGGATATGGCATTGTCCCGGGCTTAACCAGATCGACTGAGTTATCAATTCCCTTGGTGCCATCCGCCGTCAGCAATGATGCTGTACTGTTCAGTTTCCGCGTCCAAATTTGCACAAGCATACGTGTCTCGGCCCAAGTAACGAGATGGTTAGCCTCGGTTTCGCTGcagccaccatcttcatccactGGCACGTTTCCTTGGCTTGAATCATTCAGAACTGTGACAGACTTGAGGAAGATTGTTCGTTGGAAGTATGTGTAAAACCCATAATGCTCAGTCGGCAAGCCGCGGTCAAACAATCGAACAGGTTGCTGAACCGGATTAGGGAGCATCACGGCAGGCGCAGGTGTGCCGTCTTCCTGCAAATCCGGCGGGAAAATAATATCCGAAATGTTGACGTCCGAAGCAGTAGCTCGTCGGCTTAAAGTTGGCAACTTGATCGTGTCATTCAATGAGTCAAGGATGCTGATAAAAAAGGGCGTCGGCTCTCCTGCTTTTTGACTGGACTGGATATTATCTGTAGTCTCGCCCAAGAACCACATCTCTTGGAAAGTCGGAGGGCTAGGGTCTGGATTGAATCCATCAATTGAAGAATTACTGCTGCTCGTGTCTCTTTGAGAAATAGCCGTTGGCGGAGTGCCATTGGGAATGTTCCACCCCCTCTTTGTACTGTTGTCCCACTGAATTTGGAAGATAAGAGTTGGTTGATTTGGCTTAAAGGGCAACACAGACGCCTGGGAATCTTTCGGCAAAGAACAGCTCCAGAGGGTCGATGGCTCAGTGCAGTCGCTCTTGGCAATAGTGTTGTTTGGGCCAACAAAGGTCAACACCCCCGTTGGCATGGCAGGGTAGTCCGTGAGATTGACCCATATCGACGAGGGTATCGGAGTTGAGGGCgtcgaggatgatgtcgaggGCGGCGGGTCTTGTCCAGACGTTTCGGTGTTGTTACCTGATCCGTGATGCCTTCCAAGGACGACACCCAATACAACAGCCAGAATAATGATGAGAAGCAAGAGAATGCAAATGATACACAGCCAaatccttctctttttgcgTCCCTCAGGCCCAGGGCGGCCAAAACAGCCCTTCTTTGGCATGCAACCTCGGCCCCTCCAGAAGCCACCTGCTCGCCTTGCCgccatttcttccttctcatgccgccgccgtttCCGCTCAATTTTGTGCTCTTTGCCTGATAGTTGGTCGGCATGCGACTGGGATAGGGATGTTCCAACAGGGCGAGCAGGTAGAGGCTCAGTGTATCCATGCTCCAAAACGGGAGACCCGACTCTTGCCCAGTTCCCACTCTTGGGGTGAGTCTCATTGATTGTCAGATATGCTCTCTCTGGACTTGCCGGCATAGGCTCGGGGCccctttgctcttccagcatAATCTCGATGGGCTGTACAGAGCGAGCGTCACCACCGCCGCGGCGTTGATCAACAGGAGAGCGCTGCCGAGACAGCACCGACGACACAAAGTTGCTTGCCGTACGGACATGTCGCTGCGCTGTTCGCGAGCTTCTCTCCATGGCA harbors:
- a CDS encoding glycoprotease family domain-containing protein codes for the protein MSNYGKLAEPVNGSRLSSRARDDWEDWEDDDVVTLIDVDETPSADNSDNKKLLFNSAFLDMSTSNSAANTRSTSPLESDSASVSSDEDITPIDAAVQPGLLAPPPTPAYILTKPPKHPSVKLSMRRSAAKINRPISRKPPKQRNAKLGIKLITDMTKLRRQNHIAGQAKSPARRAPKFVDAAALRALEGSPNPQSVGNWNWLNKDDEGRVTDSPLQATRSPAEQLSPEDRPIVIGITLPSDEVTSRGIDPLTATNDRANAPAEPHQLTSVWSPDTPETASSFSTVRYPSSVYSQASMAPVMGYGPRDNEVPPVPAVPANYKRMTAAHQRLIGTERRKNAEEEEESGTPCTLFEEDGVTPLKSPASKLSALTPQSVRGWWDHHLVTPFLDKRMSFASRRTQMESPLDERAHQMARSADNQGSMLTPKYVASPQSWKTPKSGVDAKQTFSPVERQEQRANTTATHLDGNRAILGLSMLEREQSPSESSPGAAMPRNGKGKGPENQLYSDGMGNSDILITFAADEETKSLDKPNVVGESLALTSKSGIHQQMSSESRDATSLKTSTSTEVHRYDFTSTSIEAKEHKTSSTASSTDYLPKHDPKRDLTPPPRPQWKETQAPIIRVPTPRQTPPPREGVVREAERPIVVHIEINTGEQKQKFVVDRVAVNSTPTIKIPTPRRTPSPRGNVSRAEAVTEPVRGDMKHDGSDSRDMVHGLGITNLAAHNPPPSSSEKLAGDSIKYQAVFPPDHHLHTQFSPREAKEAPALATSTMSTTTRKAITSTTTSTTASTTASTKSTNTLPIAAPSAHAAPIVAAAPIAAVVPIAAEPILSAAATREPAATSRAAPQESNVVATSLSRTSIMSSQDAHRIEQAQRSTREAHNTTSKATTSMRTGDVSLSARSFEGASTDVSRSAGIQRLEHSRETQASTVAHENHTSEQQSRFSVSPTSSKSPAMERSSRTAQRHVRTASNFVSSVLSRQRSPVDQRRGGGDARSVQPIEIMLEEQRGPEPMPASPERAYLTINETHPKSGNWARVGSPVLEHGYTEPLPARPVGTSLSQSHADQLSGKEHKIERKRRRHEKEEMAARRAGGFWRGRGCMPKKGCFGRPGPEGRKKRRIWLCIICILLLLIIILAVVLGVVLGRHHGSGNNTETSGQDPPPSTSSSTPSTPIPSSIWVNLTDYPAMPTGVLTFVGPNNTIAKSDCTEPSTLWSCSLPKDSQASVLPFKPNQPTLIFQIQWDNSTKRGWNIPNGTPPTAISQRDTSSSNSSIDGFNPDPSPPTFQEMWFLGETTDNIQSSQKAGEPTPFFISILDSLNDTIKLPTLSRRATASDVNISDIIFPPDLQEDGTPAPAVMLPNPVQQPVRLFDRGLPTEHYGFYTYFQRTIFLKSVTVLNDSSQGNVPVDEDGGCSETEANHLVTWAETRMLVQIWTRKLNSTASLLTADGTKGIDNSVDLVKPGTMPYPVTVTLDTHGGDPNHKVVWEWPMDDRQKLNTSAPDLLVNKMDVGGTWINHRGSGNAKFGGFDGGTGGCKTRIKQRSLVTLAIETSCDDTAVAVLEKSAGGKTRLLFNERVSSDNRAFKGIHPMVTVEGHNTALGPLVERALESLREGEDGVDDAGPGACSTGVASKGSSVVVTDGKRTKKWKKKKIRVPDFVCATRGPGIMTNLSVGLNVAKGLALAWDVPFVGVHHMQAHALTPRLVDALESEQGSPSPSPTFPFLSLLVSGGHTQLILSTTLTNHRILATTGDIAIGNLLDQTARVILPPALLESSPDVSYGRLLEAFAFPPGADTPADYDAFFTPATSRQDEIQEVPSGYGWTVPLPFRNSRKLAYSFSSIHSHVHNIAAAANNGNTNNNHHENDLDSPSSSPSDSMPLEERRALARHTLRAAFQHLASRLILALQDSPSLQPSSSSSSPKNEPIKTIVVAGGVASNRFLMHVLRTTLAARGFADMRIVSPPLELCTDNAAMIAWAGMEMFEAGYRTELSVRPIAKWPMDPDVGGGILGAGGWVREEE